A window of Chitinophagales bacterium contains these coding sequences:
- a CDS encoding DeoR/GlpR transcriptional regulator has product MLKRERHAYILHQVNLHNKVLSSSLCVDIQVSEDTIRRDLQELSDQGKVIKVHGGALSPSFNEVYYSPSQVYSRSEKKAIAQKAVSLIEDGMFILTGGGSTILELARCLPPQLKATFITGSIPAVLEYMHHPTIEVIVIGDKISKSSKITVGGEAVDKIRQIKADLCFLGVNAIDIGHGITDNDWDVVQLKKAMIESSRKVVCLTIAEKINTLQPIQVCSIGQIDTIITELPADDPALQAYREEGIEIL; this is encoded by the coding sequence ATGCTGAAACGGGAACGCCACGCCTACATTCTCCATCAGGTGAATCTGCACAATAAAGTGCTGTCATCCAGTTTATGCGTGGACATCCAGGTATCAGAGGATACCATCAGACGCGATCTGCAGGAACTTTCCGACCAGGGCAAGGTGATCAAAGTACATGGAGGTGCCCTCTCCCCCTCATTCAACGAAGTTTATTATTCCCCCAGCCAGGTGTATTCCCGGTCAGAGAAAAAGGCCATTGCCCAAAAAGCGGTATCGCTGATTGAAGATGGCATGTTCATTCTGACGGGCGGGGGCAGCACTATATTGGAACTGGCCAGATGTCTTCCTCCGCAATTAAAGGCCACCTTTATTACAGGAAGCATACCGGCCGTATTGGAGTATATGCACCACCCCACCATTGAGGTGATCGTGATCGGTGACAAGATCTCCAAAAGTTCCAAGATTACTGTAGGCGGCGAGGCCGTGGACAAGATCCGTCAGATTAAAGCGGACCTCTGTTTCCTCGGTGTGAACGCCATTGATATTGGCCATGGCATTACCGACAATGACTGGGATGTGGTGCAACTGAAAAAAGCGATGATCGAATCATCGCGGAAGGTCGTATGCCTGACCATTGCTGAAAAGATCAATACTCTTCAACCCATACAAGTTTGCTCCATTGGGCAGATCGACACCATCATCACCGAATTACCCGCTGATGATCCTGCCCTGCAAGCATACCGGGAAGAAGGCATTGAAATACTGTAA